From Rana temporaria chromosome 7, aRanTem1.1, whole genome shotgun sequence, the proteins below share one genomic window:
- the LOC120945433 gene encoding uncharacterized protein LOC120945433: protein MESEVHLSGPEVRTLVWYFLSRNIEAGVSQSVLDKKLAGLAFLFKWQGLPDFTKDFWVRQALKGYRKQGRRLDTRRPVSFDILKGLMDRMGTVGSSGFEVTLFRAAFALAFFGAFRIGELVSPSKMVQGGMGASGVSWAPEGVTLWLRRSKTDQSGKGRAVQVFPIEGSELCPVGLVRKYLDIRPEVRGTFLIHENGAPLSRYQFVAVFRKCLGELGLVAKEFSAHSFRIGAATEAARNGLGEDAIKRIGRWESRRFRSYVRPQLVANLC, encoded by the coding sequence ATGGAATCGGAGGTGCACCTTTCGGGACCGGAGGTGAGGACATTGGTGTGGTATTTTTTGTCCAGAAATATCGAGGCAGGAGTGTCTCAGTCGGTATTGGATAAGAAGTTGGCCGGTTTGGCGTTTTTATTCAAGTGGCAGGGGTTGCCAGATTTTACAAAGGATTTCTGGGTGCGCCAGGCTCTGAAAGGGTACAGGAAGCAAGGGCGGCGGCTGGACACGCGCCGCCCTGTGTCTTTCGACATTTTAAAAGGGTTGATGGATAGGATGGGTACAGTGGGTTCGTCCGGTTTTGAAGTTACATTGTTTCGCGCGGCATTCGCGCtggcattttttggggcttttaggATAGGCGAGCTGGTGAGCCCGTCGAAAATGGTCCAAGGGGGCATGGGGGCATCGGGCGTTAGTTGGGCCCCGGAGGGGGTCACGTTGTGGCTCAGAAGGTCCAAAACGGACCAGAGTGGCAAGGGCAGAGCGGTCCAGGTGTTCCCGATCGAAGGATCGGAACTTTGCCCAGTGGGGCTGGTCCGGAAATATCTGGACATCCGCCCGGAGGTGAGGGGCACTTTTTTGATACACGAAAATGGGGCCCCGCTGTCGAGATATCAGTTTGTGGCGGTGTTTAGGAAGTGTCTGGGGGAATTGGGCCTGGTTGCAAAggagttctcggctcattcatttagGATTGGGGCTGCTACGGAGGCGGCAAGGAATGGACTGGGAGAGGACGCAATAAAGAGGATAGGACGGTGGGAATCGAGGAGGTTTCGTTCATATGTTAGGCCGCAGCTGGTGGCAAATTTGTGTTGA